TTAGAAATATACACAATGCCTTTCTGCCAAATGTCCCACCACCCCTCTCCTCACCTCGTCTCATATCCCCTTTACTCCTTATTTTTAAGTAGTTGagatattatttttaatttatcatAATAAATCTCAAAAAAGCAACTTTTAGGTACCCAAACAATTATTATTCGCTCACACCGTTATATTTCTTACAATTAAATGCCGTAGGCTCTCtggaccttccattatatttgagagatgaagtgaataattaaAGTCATCAAACAAATATAATGAAATATCTGACGCCTTGAGAgaagaatattggagacattgctagGCCTTTAGCCTGTCAGTCAACTTTGATTAAATTTATGGTGTGAGAAAAATCTACTTCGTAAGTATTCTTGAAAACGAAATATTTTGTGTTGGTTCATGTTCTAAAATTTTACCGGTCGCTCAAATAATCataaatatgtaaaataaaaatagGAAAGAAATTAGTCCTGCTACTATGAAATCATGCTATGTTAAAATAATTTTACTATATGATTTAACtaagtatatttatatttatgaagtaatatattttgtcTTTATTTCGTAAAAAGTCATACTATGaatgcacacacacacatacctACGACTATTTCCgaaagactgggccggcatatTTTGAGATTAAAGAAATCACCACGGATGCCTCACTATTGATGGGTACGTCACCTACAACTGAATGCACACACACATACCTACGACTATTTCCGAAAGACTGGGCCTGCATATTTTGAGATTAAAGAAATCACCACGGATGCCTCACTATTGATGGGTACGTCACCTACAACTGAAAGAACAATTAATCGTAAATGCAAGCACCCATATCAAGTATAGGACTTGAACCCAGGTGGCAAGTTCCAGAACaagaaacctaaccagttgagctacgctTGCTTTGCAATAATGTTGGATACTAAAACAACTATAATTTTTTAGatctatcttattaaaaaaacaagtgtGTATTCATGGTACATCACATTTCAAAAATGTTACTGCGCAATTATATTTCATCGTTATCGTATTCATGTTAAGCTGCGTGGAGGTTCTGACCCACtctacatgaaatgttcataGATGGATCACCTCTCAAACTACATCAATTATAAGAGTCTATATAAACCTATACATTTAGTGGAGTTTCATGTCTAACACAATTCATCCTCTAATAAACCATGATAATATATGCaactaagaaaagaaaaacaccttAATTTTACTTTACActtacttttactttcgttAACATGTTTTCTTAAGAAAAGAAGTCTACCTTCTTTTCAATTGCTTATAGATGTTACTTAAttatgatataatataaagctaataggttagaaaattataaaagcaattaaTGCCGACGTAAACAATTTATGGAGAAATCGTGGCAGATGTTATCCGTTTAATATTTCACTCTTATAAGTGTCTTGAACTAAGCGTAAGACACATGTCCGCGTGAAAGcgtgggctaccttcctagtttctTTTAAAGGCAGATCGAGTTGGTGCAGGTATGACGTATTGTACGCGGTAGCTTGCAGAGGTAAATTTGGACTAGAAAACTTAGTTAaccgagatcgatcgatcgagctgagtcgctagctagctagggaaCTCATCTATATATTACACTACCAACTAAATATCACcatatataatactccctccgtattttaatgtatgacgccgttgactattcgaccaacgtttgaccatttgttttattcaaaatttttatgcaaatatgaaaatatttatgttatgcttaaagaacatttgatgacgaatcaagttataataaaataaatgataattacataaattttttgaataagacgaatggtcaaacattgaacaaaaagtcaacagcgtcatagattaaaatatggaggtttctttctgtggagattatgggtgccccatacccacacggcgtggttatccgactggttatagcggataacttatatctatggaatatgtaacggatcatgacttgggtattacgtttcctttatattatggaatagcCTAAAGTTCTGGTTTGATTAtgttgtaaagtagatttaggaaaccgataccgtattggttaaggtttctatcttgtaatcctgccccccatcctatataaggtgggcaggaggccctctagggggcatgagcacaTATGATCGTCATATctataatacactcggcggattcaaatcttCAAACATGAGTAGCGTATTAcatctcattgagagggcctgaacctgtctaaatccttgtctccgcatccatccacttttaggtctcgtgccctaccccttttattattgccgaattcatgtttcgacagttggcgcgccaggtaggggtgcgcCGAGTTATCTATCAAGAAGTGAGATGGAACCAATTAGAAGTCCCCGAATCAGATTCAATCTAGCAAGGAAAATCAACCTCAGCAAGTTAGATCGCTCCAATCTCCGACGTCACCAATGGTGGTGAATCCTTAAGATTCAACTCGCCAAGATGCCGGCTGGAGCTGCTATACAGTCCGTAGCCAAAAGAATCGTTTGTATCCAAGAGATCATCGGCCACGTCTCCAACTACCAGCCTGCACAACCCTGCTCGATCGTGCTGCTCTGCATGGAGGTCGGCCACGGGAGGCACCACTGCTATCTGGACAGGTGCCGATCcagttgtcgtcgtcgtcgccgttttCTGTTATGCTCGGTGAGATTGATTCCGCTGAGAACAGATTGGACGCTTCGAGTTAGACGCGGACTCGGCGCCTCGCCGGAGGCGTGTAGCAGCGCGTCATCCACCGCAGCCATCTATCAGCCGTGTGAAGACAGCTACTCGCCGGGATAACAATCACCCGTCAGCACATGCACTTGGACATGCAAGGATCGGCTTTGCATCTACACGCataaacacatgcatgcatggataaaAACTGCTTTCCGGCATCGGCAGATTTATCGTTCCAATCTATTATTATGATTATGATATTATTTTTAATCATAGATTGATCTGCCTTTtgattcttctttttctctcgcGTGCATATACTGGCGTTTGATGGATCCATGATTACCTCCGATGACGGCATCATGCTGAAGGACTGTCGGTTACAGGGGCAGATACACGCACAGTGGCATGCAATACTTTCAGACGCATGGACATGCAAATTAGCATGCGTATATGCTGCATGCATACATCAATATATATAGCATATAATATCTATACGTTATTGCTAATTGCTATTCCTAATCAGTCTGATTAATATATTGGGTATTTTTTGCATGTGAGATCATCGTTGGCCTATCCATCCGGCTGACGTCGCCCTGATCTGGCTGGAGCGAGCTGCTCACACGCATAATTTGCACTCTGCCGTATGCACATATATACACGCGTGCGAGCAGATTGGGAGCAAACATGTGTGAGGAAATATCCTAGCGTTTTCCAACCATCACTGGGCCTCTTCATCTTCACCGACTAGCCGCCTCGTCagccgccgactagtgtttccgcctgcacagctggcctattatgccgccgtttgtTGGGCTTATATGTCTCCActgccggcttgccttcgccaccgccaacTGATGTctctgcctgcacggctggcctattatgccgccgttgttgggggtctacatcttcaccgccggctcgcctccgtcgccgccgactagtgtttccgcctacacggtCACACCAtagttgttgggcgtctacgtcttcacagccggcttgccttcgccgccgctgactggtgcctccgcctacatggctagtctattatgccgccgttgatgggcgtctacgttgtcaccgaccggccgtctcgtccgctgccgactggtgtttccgcctacacggctgacctattataccgctgttgttgggcgtccacatcttcaccaaccggcttgccttcgctgccgccgattggtgtctctgcctacacggctggcctattatgtcaCCGttattgggcgtctacgacttcatcgCTGGCTTGCCTCTGTCGCCACCGACTGATGTTTCCGCCTATACGGATGGTGGACTCCGTCACCGTTGATGGGCCTAGTCATCTACACCACCGGcttgcttccgccgccgccgactggtgttttcattgccattgatggacgactttgttcccacatcagCCACCTCTGCCATCATCAAgaggaatattacaaagctaagtcattattttttcttatatgatattttccttttcctctgcctcactacatcaactggttaaccgttgactagtgagtcgggagCTACagatattatatcatatttttcaacaattttcataatatttatcttgattgcttgcgaaatAATACGAGTAACAataaagtgcctatcgagttatggagttgtatcttcctatgctttccgtttggtttgtcaATGGATAGTTTGCCTTTGGGctgattcctagcacccgggggctcgttggatggaccaagtaacgcaaggtgctaagtattactcggaagaaatcaaaagcatagagataagataatttattttctactcttaataattgcaaaagtacctgagtagtaaacgccaatccgtgaaactttgtccCATTAAtggcgaactcatgtcactTATATGCAtctttgggaagtgcctaggttgactcccgatgcttggggtctatgactagtcgggcagagtgtttaaacgtacggAGTCATCTGCTcagggaaatcaaaattgacaagaggagaaatacatatttataaatattttaaaatacttgaatttttctcgagtattatatttacaccAGATACTACttatcctatatgtttgttctgtaggatccagatccagatatgcataaaagggattcatggctttaagcttatctcttacgctccaggaatggatcagtcagaacatcaccaacggcttgccttcgccgcggCCGACTAGTGTCAccgcctgcatggctggcctattgtgccgccgttgttgggcgtttacgtcttcaccgccggcttgccttcgccgcacGCGACTGGTGTCactgcctgcacggctggcctattctgccgccgttgtcgggcgtctacgtcttcaccgaccggcttgccttcgccgccgccgactggtgtcttcgcctacacggctggcctattatgccgccgttgttgggcgtctacgtcttcaccgccggcttgccttcgccgcacGCGACTGGTGTCactgcctgcacggctggcctattctgccgccgttgtcgggcgtctacatcttcaccgaccggcttgcctttgccgccgccgactggtgtctttgcctacacggctggcctattatgccgccgttgttgggcatctacgtcttcaccgccgccgactggtgtcgccgactgcacggctagcctattatgccgccgttgttgggcgtctacgtcttcaccgaccggcttgccttcgccgccgccgactggtgtcttcgcctacacggctggcctattatgccgccgttgttgggcgtctacgtcttcaccgccggcttgccttcgccgccgccgaatggtgtcttcgcctacacggctggcctattatgccgccgttgttgggtgtctatgtcttcaccgactggccgccTCGTATGACGCCAACTGGAGTTAtcgtcttcacggttggccacCTCGTCGTCATCATTCTACTTCTTCcatcgccgactggttatgccgccgcaggttggtgtttttatcttcacaactacgcGTCTTCGCTACCGATTTGCTTCTGTTGCTGCAGACTCAtcttcacttcatcacggctatgCAACTTTATCACCATTATGGGGTGACTTCATCTTCATTATCTTCGGCACAGGCAAATTCTATTGCCTCTACTTTGCAAgatttgctacttcaccaaccaagACGTCTACAAGAGCtccgacatctcggcatgcatcaccaaatatgatgccatgttattttactacaacaagtggtgttccaatattcaatatttctactcggacatcttcaacacgtatcttcactcaagcaatgactactcgacgacaagaagctacagttctcgactgtATATTTAGTTGTtttccaactaaccaaagagtcgggggctacacaaatacaagacgaATACAAgactcaaaattcgacaagttttttttgtcaagctgaagcaatcaattaatcagcctacgagtcaactccagaagtcattatcttcatctttgcttcggagcagacattctacttcagcAACTCTTATTATTTCACTGGCAATTTTGGCTTCTGGATGACGACAGATCTGCCAGGGTAGTGTGTGTTTTTCACGTCAATACTTAGCCTACTTGGGTAGATTACAACTTGATAGGTAGATTCCAAGGATGAAGCAGGAGGCAAGGAGTGTTCAAACTTTCAAGATGAAGAAGGCGGACCAAAACGGAAAAGTCACTCTTCCTAAAAGCTCGAGGAAGTACACCATTCGAGTGGGGGAAGATGCCAAGAAAAGATTCCGTGGGGACCACCTTCAACCACTCTTGCTAGCTGGCGCCCAAAAGAGTATAATGACCTCCAAAATATACCAAAATGCCCCTATGTTTGCAAATGTGGCAAAGGCATTATAGTAAACTCACAAAGGCCCGTAGGGGCATAGATGTAATCTCACATGTATGACCGTGGATTACAAAAGCTGGTCAAAATCCCGTAGCAGATAAgacatttttaatacaaaagtAATCAGCAAAAAGTTGTGTGTACTGTTCGAGCTCATTTCTAAGTATAGGCGGGAGAGTTCACTTTTCCCGCCTATCCCCAAACTTGTCCGTAACCCAAGGTCACGACAAAATTCTTTCCTAGTGACCATCTTATTAGGTCATTACTTGACTTTGGTTTTTGGTTCATCCTTTATTTTACTCGATCGGATGTCAGGTAAGATTCTTAAGGTGCTATCAAACATATTTCTCGCATGGTACATGACATCGGTAGCCTAACGAATCTTGAAGTCTTTTTCAGTAAGTACTTATTGAGTAGTTCTTGAACGGCACATTTGGCACGTTCGtatttttcttcctctttctttccTTCTTCTTTCAAAAAGAAAACTTTGCATTTGCAAGACCAATTATATGAGTCTTGGCTTATCGACTAATGTTAATTGTTTAACTTTTAGCTAGGCTGTGTTCATTTGTGTGTGTTGGAAACAAATCTCCGATGCACGACGAAAAATAgagtggtccattagcgcgtgattattcaagtatttgctatttttttggatcaatataatttttaagcaacttttgaatagaaactttttgtaaaaaaaccatcatttagcagtttgaaaagcgtacgcgtggaacacgagagagagagagagttgaaaACACAGGCTGCCTAACATAACCTTAATGTTATATTCTAGAGTAAATTGCGTCTACGGTACATAAACATGATAGGTGGGTGTGATCTAGtgcaaaaacttgaaaaatgagcaTATAGGTGCAACAACTTGACTAGCGCGTTCATTACTTTTTATTCCATATAAAAAAAGCCACCACTCAGACTATCTCGAAAAGGATCTACATGTATTACATATTGCTTTCAATTAGTTAgttataataataaaataatatgtcAATTTAAAACCGAAAGATATATGGTTATCAAAAATAAGTGCATGACTAATCAACATATTTATTATCTCAGGTTATGAACATGGTGAAACACGGAAATGAATCATGAGCCAACGATCTAGCAAAGCGTATAATTCCAGGATTAATCAACGTATGCATTAGTGTTTTGGCATAAAATATACATGATTGTAAAGTTTACTAGAGCGGGAGCGCGCTTTGCGCGCTGCACCAGCTTATCTGGATCAAAATGCGTTTGTTCTTTTTTGGGAAATTATctgtgtttttccttttttggaaaattggttgtgttttttttcctgttttagGTGGTGAAAAAGAATGAATTAGTTTGAAGCATTGAATTGTGAGCATTTGTGAAAAGGGTATCAAGATGGATAGCTTATTACTGTAACGGCAGGCATTTTACTCGAACTACTTAGATAGTATAAAGGCATGTCATTCAGCTAGACTGCATGCATATACATACTATATTCTACAGCATTGGTAGTAGATGCAGTAGCATCTTAGATCATACAATGCTAAGGAAGGTAGATAAGGCAACACTTATATACAATGATAATCATGACAAAAAGCCATGAACAAAAGATCTTGGTTCCTTAGTCCTGGGTAATTTCACAACTGCCATCTGTCTTCTAGCTGGGACATAgctttgtacatatatataagaaaaagtCTTGAGATGGATTGCACGTCGACAACTCATTCACTGTGTAGATGAATTAAGAGCTGAGATTAGGAATGCCTTTAAATTGCTAATTTGTTATGTGTAGATAGGTGAGTTTGTGTTTGAGGAGTAACCTGTCATTGCCTTTTTGCTGGGCATCATCCTTGAACAATTTCTTAGCAACCGGAGGTGTTGCTGTAGGTGTAGGCCTTCCTCTGTTTATTGAAATGATGTGTTAGTTACAATGGAAGAAATCTTTATTATTGGAATGCACCTAGGAGTGATCAAAGCACCTTTTTTTGGCTAGGGTATCTGTAGGGAAGGATGGGGTTGCTTGTTTGGCTTCTTCAGCAGTTTCTGGTAGTCCCTTTCCCTTGTAAAAGAAGTGGCGGTTAGGTCTTAATGAATGAGATGAAAGGAAAGAGATGTAGTAGTACCTTATTTTCAGCAGTATCAGGCAGTACAACAATTGAAGATTTATCATGTGAGGTGTTTTCTTTAGCTTTTGTGTCAGTTTTGGGCTTGCAAAATTAGGAAAGAAGTGAGAGTGGATGTAATTCAGTATGAGTGACAACAAGTTTAAGGGTGGCTATAAAGTGGTTACCTTATCATCAGTTTTAGGTTTGGTCTTGCTAGACTGCATGTGAGACACTGAGACAACAATGCTTTTCTTGGTAGGTGCTGAAGAACTTGATTTGCTAGTTGGGGTGTCCTGTGTTCCCTGAGCGATGATGAACTTGGTTGGTGTTGAGATGGTTTGTCTTGGTTAAATGGGCTGCTGTGATTCATTGCTTGTTTCATTTGGTGTTGGTGCTGTTTGGACAGAGCTGCTTGAGCTTGCTGAGACAATAGCTGATGTCACTTGTGAAGCATCTGGGGACATAAGGAGTAGTGGCTGGTTTGAAGCACCAGCGGATATAATGCTATTAACTTGTAGGCACTCTTGACTTCTCATAACAGTATCCCGCGTAAAGCTAACATTCCATGCAAAATTGCTACCAATAAGTGACGTGATTTCACTTGGAATGTATTCACTGTTTGGTGGTTTTTCTTCAATGAGAGATTCTACGGGCCTGCGTAGTAGCCGTTGTGCGATCCTTCCGAAAAGGATAAATGTAGCATTAGCATCATCATCGCTGGCAATTAATACTACTTTGTACCTGCATGAAAAATGGATATGGCTATAGCAATGTGTGGATGATAATTGCTAAAGATGTAAGAGGACAGAGCGTGTTCTGTTATGAACCTTGGATCTGTTATTCCGATGCTAGAACAGCTGGAGTATCTGTAGCTAGAGCCATATGGTTTTGAAGTTTTGTAGCATATTCGACATGAATTGTACCACCAAGAATATTCATTACATATCCTTCTGACAGTCACATTTACTATAAAACGTGTTCCCTGCATAAGAAGACAATGAAAATATCATATTGGTAATTATATCATCAAAAAGTGGATAGATGTAGTTAAGATGTGTTCTAGAGATAGTGTCAACCTTGTGTTTGTGAGGGTTGATATTAAGGATTTCTGCAATACTCTTTTCTTCTGGTACATCCTGGTTGTATCCTGTAGCAGGCTCATCAACCCACTTGATTGGTTGAAAGTTTGTGCTAAAGCTACATAGAAGAATTGTATCTTAGATTAATGGATACTGTGAAAACCTTGAAGAATACAGTGATGCACATAGATTGTAAGAATAAcgttaaataaattaaattacctCTCATTTAGTTCTGCTACTTCAGGAATATTTAGATGGTAAGCTTCCAGTTAGTGTAAGGCCTATATATGTGGAGGAAATTATTAGATATTGTTAGTTGCATGTAGTCAATACTACAGTAATTGAAAGTTTAGAAAGAAATGTACCTAATCCTCTATAATCTTTCACAAGTGTTCCAACAAACACAGCAACTTGAGCTTGAGTTTGACCAGCATTGTATATGTCATCAGCATCAAAAGAGGTTGCTCTTTCTCCCCAGAGTGTGACAGGAAGAGTTGAATTGCTAGTTTTGTAGATTTGGAGGGGAAAAAgtgatttaattttaattggaAGAGATGACTTAGTGTTAAGAATATGTGAGATAGTTTGTGTGAATGCTAGCGAAAAAGATTAAGTAAAtaataaatatgtaaatatttAGTTGTACTAAACTAGCCTTGCATCGCGGATCTGTAATGTCCTTTTTAAGCTCTTAGCGTTTCTGGACTTAGGACGTATAGTAGTGACTGCACCAACTTCAGTGATCACACCCATAATGTCTGTTTGCATTGcatataaatttaataaaatgatATGGCATTGCAAAAGATGTATATAACAATAATTGCAACACAATAAAAGTATGTTATTACCAACGTAGAATGATTTTTTCTCGACAAGGGAAGGAACATCTTCGAATGGTGTCAGTGAAAATGTAATACCAGGGAAATGAGGAGGGACATTAATGTGTTCTTCAAGTGTTGTCCATTTACTGAAGAGGATCATTAGGTTGTTTGCAACTAGCCTGTATGTTCTGTTTGCAGCCCTAACAGTGAATGAGTCAATGTAGTAAACCTTTTCTTCCTTAAGGAGAGGTTTCATCTTTTCTGTTATAGGGGGGTAAATTTGGGCATGTATGCTAGTCCCCTGCAGATTATAAATACAAATCATGTTATCAAGAGAATTATCGGTATAGAAAGGAAAATATAGAAAATGGATTTGGCACGTAAATTATTACCATTTCATCGAGTAAGACAAGATCAGTGTGGAAAATTTTTGTATCATCGTTGAGATCAGTAAAGTTCCATAGCCTGGAGACCCTTGCAAGGATTCTTTTGTTTGAATCTCCAAACGATAGCTGTGAAATCAGTACATGCGCCATATGGAATCTGCAATAAGCACAAAATACTTTTAGTATAGACAAAACAACACTACTATATATGTACAAGGAAATGTTACTAAGAAGAACAGTACATATAACTGCAGCGGACAAATCATATACTATGTATATAGTATATGGTACATGTGAAGGAGGTAtatttattccaaaatatatgtacaaaaTTGCTTCTTTTTTAGGG
Above is a window of Oryza sativa Japonica Group chromosome 10, ASM3414082v1 DNA encoding:
- the LOC112936652 gene encoding replication protein A 70 kDa DNA-binding subunit B-like; amino-acid sequence: MAHVLISQLSFGDSNKRILARVSRLWNFTDLNDDTKIFHTDLVLLDEMGTSIHAQIYPPITEKMKPLLKEEKVYYIDSFTVRAANRTYRLVANNLMILFSKWTTLEEHINVPPHFPGITFSLTPFEDVPSLVEKKSFYVDIMGVITEVGAVTTIRPKSRNAKSLKRTLQIRDASNSTLPVTLWGERATSFDADDIYNAGQTQAQVAVFVGTLVKDYRGLALAQTFNQSSGLMSLLQDTTRMYQKKRGTRFIVNVTVRRICNEYSWWYNSCRICYKTSKPYGSSYRYSSCSSIGITDPRYKVVLIASDDDANATFILFGRIAQRLLRRPVESLIEEKPPNSEYIPSEITSLIGSNFAWNGTQDTPTSKSSSSAPTKKSIVVSVSHMQSSKTKPKTDDKPKTDTKAKENTSHDKSSIVVLPDTAENKGKGLPETAEEAKQATPSFPTDTLAKKRGRPTPTATPPVAKKLFKDDAQQKGNDSE